The sequence TGTAACTACCGGAAAattctattttttatttatttaaacctAATTTATCAATCAAACACAAGAGTAAGACATGGATTTGTGGGAAATACTTTCTATTGTACAGTTCGATTTGGTATAGGGGGGAagcgaaaaaaaaaataaaaaaataatatttttttaagaaaattaaaaaataattaagtaaaataataaattaatggAGGATAACTAAGTAATTTACCTATCCTAGTGTTGATAGGTAAAAACGATTTGTTATCGGGCGGTAGGCGGATCCTCAGTTAAGCAAATTGCTTAAACCTTTAACATgggtactgcacgggagtactttgatttcgagaggtcaatctgtaagactccagcctaaaccaagaaaatggtcgtttcagagtcAGTTCaatcacaaagagggatgagggtcgatctgtatgAGGAAAGCTGCGaagtgtgagatcaatggtaattgGTGGATTGTGGATGTGTCGAATTCTTCGTGTTGGAGGGTTCTACGTGTTGGATAATGATAGACTGTCATAAATTGGATTACGGTAAGTTTTGATCAGATTGATTGAGTTCTGTTCAGTTAATTTCGATTGAGTTCAGTTCTCAAATcataggttgatgaacctatttattGCAAAAGTGATTAATACATTGATCTCTAGTAAGTAGTGACGGTTAAAGAGGATCGGgagaatggggaagtgggaaatcgtggttgaaACGGTTCCACATTGCGTGggatacttggttgattttccatccactacttcacTTACTCCTTCAACTGCCAGCACGACTTACTcactttctcatcgtggatgtattgCTACACTGCACGTGCTaggccgctagaccaaaaccctagtaaaTTTCCCCCCATATGACATGGTTGATGCCTCATgtgaagtctgcaaggcagacgtataTTTAGTTGGTCAATTGTTGGCTTGGCTAGACCGTGAACCTTAGCTTTGATGATTTTAGCATAATTGTCAATGACGAATGTGACATGATGTGTTACTCATCATgatggattgagcataaggtcTGCTGAATAATGCTTAGACGTCGAGTCTGATGAATTGTGACATATCATTGTGCCAGTTGAAGCAACAATGATACTCGAAAAAGTTGTGTTGATGAACGTCAGTCTAATGAGATTGTTCGACCATGGACCAACGTGTATTCTGATATGTTTGACAAGAGATCAGATATTGctgagttattatattaaaatCCTCGATCCACCATGTCATGAGTTGTCGAATAACAAAGTGGAGATTAAAATATTGGTAACCATTGGATGATCGACCAGGTGGATGGTCGTCCAATGAAATATTGGAGAATTTCCCAAGTGGATGATCGACCAATAAAATGTTGCTTGATCGAGCAACAATATGTTGGTAGCAAGACCGAAcattaaatattaattaaaatatggaTAGATGGATCGATATAAAAAAATTTGGTGCTCAAACTCGATTAGAGTTATCATCAAGTCTGAAAACTTACTTTTAGGAAACCCTGGATCCAGGAGATGGAGGACTGTCCAATATGGATAGAGGGACTGACCAACCAATAGGTATGAGGACCAACAACTGGTAGTGGAGAGACCAGCTAGGCGGTGCATGGAGGATTTTCCAACTAGAACTAATCAAAATATGGAGGATTAATCAAAATATGGATTAAGGAATGGTAGGGACTGGCCGTCCATAGTGGAAAGTGGACTGACCGGTGGTGCACGAGTCACCATATCAACGTCTGTCCAATCATGaaaattttggtattttttgttgGACATTTAAgcattattttgtattttcagaagagtttgatcttgactgaaattcttaattttgcttgaatgagcaagtaggatttTTGCTTAAACGTCCAAtatatggaaaatattaaaataatattttaatatattataCGGTGTAAAGGCCTAATGATCGTGGGATCACTTTCTTAGTTAACCATACAGTGGATTAAGCAATATTTGACATGGATATGGAAAATCAAGAGTTTTCTTGAATGAGGGAGtaaagatttaaggaaaaataataataaaaaattggaAAAGGGAGGGCCAACGGCCACAGCACCGGTGGCATAAccggtcggccggtgggcccagtcccgcACTTCCTTTTCTTTTTAGTGGTAATTGAATTTATATCCCTACTTTTGATGGTctttacaaatatccttatcacataaTAAATATATCCTTTCCCGTTTTAAAagaaatcaatttaattatcaataCCAACTTTACCCTACATGTATTGTCGATCTCACCGAATGAAACCaattatttcatttttattttcggCTTCagatctaaattttctctcttgtATTCCTCTTCCACCAACAGCCACCACCTTCTTCGTCATCACCGCCGCCATGGCAGTACCACCTTCACTTCCGCCATCACCTCTTACCACCATCGTTATCACCACCTCCTCCTAAAGAATCGATTTCCTCTTGATTCGTCTACAAATCTTAAATCTGGTGATTGTTCAACGAGAAATTAATCTCCAAAACCTAATCTCGAGTTTCAGAAACATTAGGTTCATTTCGATTTTAACTGATTTGTACATGAAGTTCCAAATCTAGTATGTAATTGATTCGCATTCCCTTCTCGAACCCTCATTTTTTATTTCATCTTTTCTAGATCGATTATAGATAGCTTCTTTTGAAGGTTAAAACGAATTAAATGATGATGGAGATTGTGGTGGTTCAGGTTGGAATGATGTTTTTGGTGAGTTTAGAATTTTAAAATTGTTGATGGAGATAGTGGTGGTACTGgtttttgtggtggtggtggtggataatcTGTGtgattgttgttggtggtggataTTTTGTGTGATTATTGGTGGTGGTTAGGCTGGAATGATAAATACATGAAGATTAGTGCTTGTTTTCAGAAAAAACTCTGAGTTAACTACTGTTTTTTAGTACCTTACTCTTTATGTTCAAGTTCACGAGTATCAACTTCTGTTGTTGATCCCTTTGgttggatcaactcctgttgctgacccaattttttatgggatcaactactgttgttggtctcatttattggatcaactcctgttgttgacccaattttttatgggatcaactattgttgttgatcctttcaactcctattgttgataaTTTTTcctttggataagtataatcatgcttgtagtttaaatcatgtaattttcttctaatgttgaacttgtggtgcaatggtagcatgattgactccatgtcagatgatgcgtgttcgactcacgccaagttcactccatttacatggatcaactttcattgttgatccaatttagtggatcaactaccattgttgatcccccaaattggatcaacttctattgttgaccctttttttttggatcaactaccgttgttgatcccctaaattggatcaacttctactattggttttatttttatttggatcaactattgttgttgatacaaaaatatctgaaccagcggTGGCGGCGGCGGACTATGGTGATggcggcgacggactagtggtggtggaggactattggtggtggtgaaggagtggtggtggcggttggtaggtggtggttgttgaacggtggtgatggaatggtagttgaatgttggtggtggtgaagtggtagaggaagaaattttttcttttcaaaagaaaaatattatatgggtgagggcattaaggtaatctaatttaaatggataaggttattaaaaagtagcgacatatttattgttgtataaggatatatttattgggtgtcaaaagtagggacatataaataatgtaccctcaacttctttttattttatattatttttctcccTCCTTTTTGGTGAACTTTCCGTATGCTTTTTTGTCCATACTTTAGGGCGCTCGTTTGAGCATTATCACTAAATACACCTGCACCTGTTCCTTGGGGTTTACGCGGTGGTAGCCCGTATGTCCGGaaggtgaatatttattactaattcatggaattcaactGAGAAAAGTcgtgaattgaagtaataaaatattatggtgtagcatattttctaggaattcactTGATGAATACTGCACTaaaattaattgaaattaattgatggctttatactagcaggcgtCTCAGGGTattatatttattcgagaatcgaggtatgagacgGTAGAAacgtcatactcgttctgaacatTTATTTTGTATAGTCAAGGAACATTAGCAACATCCTGatgacgttattgctctatactagtgctCAATCCATCTAGAAGACGTCCAATCGTTTTTAATTCTATACAAAATTGGATACTGCAATTGCATAGTATAAATGATAAAATAGACCGAATAATGAAAGCTCAGCTAAGAGACTCCAATTAATAGACGAAATAGTGaaagctcagctgagagactCCAATTAGGCATTTGTGTTACGGAGAGGCTACGTAATCAGTCAGAGACGACCTTAACATGAGTTTTCATGTCTAGACCATAATATAATCAAACTAGGTCAGAAAtatacaaaaccaaaattttacgattttagctttcgtcaaaaatccaccatcaacacctaatAGACTCCAATTAGGCATTTGTGTTACGGAGAGGCTACATAATCAGTCAAAGACGACCTTAACATGAGCTTTCATGTCTAGACCATAATATATTCAAACTAGGTCAGAAAtatacaaaaccaaaattttacgattttagctttcatcaaaaatccaccatcaacacggaTACCCCTTGGTTTAATCTTTCTGTACGCCCTAAAACACGGTTCAAACTAAGACAACAATACATTTGAGTTTATAAGTTTGTTTGCTGGATAAAGAAtctgtctcagaaatcaattgtgGCCAATTATGTTGTACTGCAATTCTGGCAGCCCATAGTGATCCCCAGGCTCTGCAACTAGTGATGCTGCGATTCCGGAGGTACTGCCGTTGCTTTTAGCATCACTCAATGTTGATTTCTGCTTACGATTACTACTTGTGTGGCATGAGAAAAACgtgttttcttttgttatttttattacaTATATGAAATGGTTTTACAACTTAAAATGCACAGGGTCCTCGTCAACATATAAAgcaaaattaattccaaattaCAGGACATTGTTAAAAGCATAAACGGTTTCAGGATTCATGAAGAAAAAAACGTTAAATAACAGTGTTACCCAACTCCTAACAAAACATTCACTCACCTATGACCTGTAGGAAGGGCTCAACTCTCACCCTCCTTTCCCCTATCCAATAAGCTGCGGCCAGCCTTTTCCATTCTCATCTTACTTACTTCTCGAAGTTCTGCTAACTGGGTAGAATAGCACACTATCTTGGATTCTTGTTTGAATTAAAACAGATCATGGGGTATATTCAAAAGGTTGAGGGGGTTGAGGTTCCTCATCGACAGCCATTGCTGCTGCAGGAGGTGGTCCTTGCTGAGCAGCTGTTGTTGTGGCAGGTGCCATGATAGAGTACGGTGTGTCAGTGAGATGGAGAGAGAGCACTTCTGCGTCTTCTGGTTGAAGATCCTTCAACAGAACAAATCCCGATGGGGCtaaacttactggtgaatatcTGCTATCCTCGAGAAACTTGATATACTTCTCCTGTGCTGGCACAACCCGAGCAGGGTTAGTTAATATCTCGAAAGTGGGTTCTGGCTCCGGAGCTACCTTCTTCTCCACTGAAGATGAAGAGCCATCCACCTGAAAATCCAACAACATACATATCAGTTAGTGTCTAGCACCACGAAGACAATCGAGTGAAAGTACTCCAAAAATATACAGTCGCAGGTGTTTAATTCTGTAAATATTTCTTAATGTATCTTCAAGTTCTTTAAAAAGTAACAACCAAATATGGAATTTCTTCAGCATGCATGTAAGGATAATAATGCAAGCTTCTGTTttgttcagtttttttttttgtaatacaaAGCAATACCTGCATCGAGTCCCCATCCTTCTCGGCGGGAGATTTTCCTTTTTGACTGGCTGAAGAAGAATCCTCAGTTGACTTCTCGGCATTAGCTTTCTGATCTGCGTCTTTCTTAGCACGAGCTTTTGCTTTAGCAGATGTAGATAGAACAGCAGTGGGGAGTTTTACAGCCGATGTTGCAGCAGGGGGAGTAGTCGGTTTAGGGTACTCAAATAGAGATGGTTTGGCGTTTGATAGGAGCTCAAACTTTGGAACATTAATGTCATAATTTAGGCCAATAAATGCGGTAGGGGAGAAGGCAAGACTAATAAAATATATTAGCGGATACCAATACCAAAACTGGCTAAAGACTGCCAATCCAACTACTGCAGTGACTTTGTCATGCCTGTTTTTAGAAAGCAACCTGATGGTCACATTTCTACCCCCAGCATCAAGAATCCCAGAAGCTAAAATTGCTCCCATCTTGCTCATGGTATCCTCATGCTTGTCAAGAATAATTTTTTCGAGCTGGCGCCTAAGATAAAACAAGATACAAATGAGTTCCATGGAAGaaaaacataaagaaaaaaaaaaggtggcATTAgaaagtaataaaaactaaaacatAAAGAAACTAGTCTACTAGGGCGAAGTAATAAAAAATACCTGAAAGacccaacacgagaatcacaagTTTCACTGGTTTGAATCATCACCATGGCCATTGCAATAAGTGCCCCTTGACGAACAAAATCAACAACATCTGATGTAAGTGGCTCCAGCAACGAGATGGCCTCACTCAAACCTGTACCTGCACATGAAATGCCCACTGCCATTGCAGCACCATATCTAACATGTGGATTGTAAGACTCGGAGAGCAGGGATACAATTCGTGGAGTCTGGAAATACAACAACGTGATAAATTCCGTGTTAGCTAGGATCAAGAACAACGGATAAAAGCTACAGCGATTTCGGGAAACGGTAACTCAAGAAACCTTGAAACAAACAGAGAAGCAAAGTTACAGAAATAACGAATACTATTAGACAGACAGAAGTACCAACCTGCTCAGGTTCAGAGGACAAAACAAATCCAAGGGCTAGAACAGCTGTCCTCCTTACGTCGTCACTAACATCAGAAACTGCAAAGTGCAATAACTGGCGAATGGCCTTGTTGTTTGCTGTTCCCCTGTAGGCCATTGCTAACGCATACATACCACCATAACGGAGGATAGGATCTTGATCCCTAGTCATCTGCTCAATCAGTGTGTCAGCTTCTTCCTCCCTCCCGTACACTGTAAGGGCAATGCCTAATGCCAGCCCCCTAaaacagaatagaaataacagaaTATGTAAGTCGCGAAGTAGCTATTAATAATAGGAGCCCAACAATACAGATCCCGGTGCTCCACGTACCTAATAATTTTCTCATGCTGAGTCTCATGAGCATATGCAAGCATCTCACTAGCTTTTTCGCTAGCTGTCCCAACCATTAGTAAACCCATACCAATGCCTGCAGCCTCACCAGCCACAGCACTATCGGTATAAAGTACATTCTTTATATCGTCATATATCTCTTCATCGGCTGTTCCAAGAGCAGCCAATCCAAGACCTAAGCAAGCCCCATGTTGAATCACCTGTGCACCAAGAAAACATATCAGCATAATATCAGCAATATGGAAGGTCATAGAGGATTTTGCGCACAAATTGCAATAGATTCCTAAACAAGCCATACCTCCACATTTGTACTCCGTAAGCTGTCGCGGAGGAATTGTTTAATACCCTCGCCATGGTTAGCGTGTATCAGTCCCAGGGCATAAAGGGCACCACCCTCTGAATATGGACTACCACCACCAGCAGTTCCACTTTGTGGAAGATAAGGTGCCATCAGTGACCTCCCTTGTTGCAGGTGACCCTTGTGGATAACACCAAGTCCAGCTGTTGCACTAAACTTTGCCCAATTCGTAGCTCGACTCAGCCAGTCCTGTTAAACCACATAAGTTAGCATTTACATTACCAGATTTAACAATGCAAAGGAAGAATAGCTCATATATGGAATAAAATATATCTATTACCAAGTTCTCCCTCAAGAAAGTATCAACTGTTGTTCCAGCATGCATGATTGCATTTGCATATATTGTTGCACTGTGGCAAACACTGTTTCTCATCTCAACCGACTGCTTTATCGTCTTCAGAATTAGAAGATCAGATCTGCGTTCAAATTACAACATAAAGCATAAGAAGTTAGTCACTAGTACAGGGGAATCCTCAAAAACGTTATGTCCAAGGTACGACTGTAAGAAGCAATAGATGTTTCTCACACCTGTTATTACTATACAGAAATTGTAAAGTCAGTTTTATGACTGTCTCCCCAGACAAAATTCCCTTAAGTTTTGCTACCCTCTCATTATATCTCTCTTCATCAGCCTCGACTACAATTCCACGAGGTGCATTAGCTCCATCTGACATTTGAATATCTTCCGAGGCTGCTACTTGATCATTAGCTGCCAAAGAGCTTTCACTTTGAACTGAACCCGGTTCATCATTAGAAACGAGTTGACTGTTCTCTGTAGGCCTCAATACTGGATCAGGAAAACGACCTTTAACGCTCAATAGAAAAGCTTGACGCTCATTGTCAACAAGATCAAAAGCAATTTGGAACGCCATAAGAGCATCATCCTATAAGCCACAGCATCATTCAATTAAGAGAACACAATTTTCACAAGCAAATACCAAACACCAATAATAATCAAGTAACCAACCTGTTCAGATTGCAAAAGCTTCTCCAGTATCATCGCAACGCCTGCAGATTCATCCAGAGACATGAGACGTTGGCAAATCCTCAAGTAATCGGGATCAGGCAAGCTTTGAAACACTTTAACTATGACGCGAAGCACCTGGAACAAAAGTAGAAATTACAAAATTCATCAAGGTAGATCAGCTAAAGCAGTTGATTTGGCCTCTAGAAAGGCATCAAAGAGAAACATGTTTTCATTTACGAAGCCCTACTTAAGCATAACTCAGAGTTTAGGCTCCACATATAGGTTACTTGATGCTTGGGATGTTAGCGCAACCATT is a genomic window of Papaver somniferum cultivar HN1 unplaced genomic scaffold, ASM357369v1 unplaced-scaffold_137, whole genome shotgun sequence containing:
- the LOC113335028 gene encoding 26S proteasome non-ATPase regulatory subunit 1 homolog A-like — its product is MATMVSSASGLLAMLNESHPALKLHALINLNTCVDYFWHEISTSVPIIESLSEDEEFDQRQLAALVASKVFYHLGELNDALSYALSAGPLFDVSEDSDYVHAILAKAIDEYAIFKTKAAESNQEAEKVDPRLEAIVERMLWKCILDQKFQQAIGIAIECRRLDKLEEAITRSDNIPVTLDYCINLAHSFVTLKEYRSEVLRVIVKVFQSLPDPDYLRICQRLMSLDESAGVAMILEKLLQSEQDDALMAFQIAFDLVDNERQAFLLSVKGRFPDPVLRPTENSQLVSNDEPGSVQSESSLAANDQVAASEDIQMSDGANAPRGIVVEADEERYNERVAKLKGILSGETVIKLTLQFLYSNNRSDLLILKTIKQSVEMRNSVCHSATIYANAIMHAGTTVDTFLRENLDWLSRATNWAKFSATAGLGVIHKGHLQQGRSLMAPYLPQSGTAGGGSPYSEGGALYALGLIHANHGEGIKQFLRDSLRSTNVEVIQHGACLGLGLAALGTADEEIYDDIKNVLYTDSAVAGEAAGIGMGLLMVGTASEKASEMLAYAHETQHEKIIRGLALGIALTVYGREEEADTLIEQMTRDQDPILRYGGMYALAMAYRGTANNKAIRQLLHFAVSDVSDDVRRTAVLALGFVLSSEPEQTPRIVSLLSESYNPHVRYGAAMAVGISCAGTGLSEAISLLEPLTSDVVDFVRQGALIAMAMVMIQTSETCDSRVGSFRRQLEKIILDKHEDTMSKMGAILASGILDAGGRNVTIRLLSKNRHDKVTAVVGLAVFSQFWYWYPLIYFISLAFSPTAFIGLNYDINVPKFELLSNAKPSLFEYPKPTTPPAATSAVKLPTAVLSTSAKAKARAKKDADQKANAEKSTEDSSSASQKGKSPAEKDGDSMQVDGSSSSVEKKVAPEPEPTFEILTNPARVVPAQEKYIKFLEDSRYSPVSLAPSGFVLLKDLQPEDAEVLSLHLTDTPYSIMAPATTTAAQQGPPPAAAMAVDEEPQPPQPFEYTP